One window of Nocardioides dongkuii genomic DNA carries:
- a CDS encoding EthD domain-containing protein — protein sequence MTTKLMYAVWGDAASALRDPALHAGLTDAGARRLQLNLDDEDVAPAMRIPTGEPIRAVVSVWTDGDAGAVSEALRDVGERRAGWRVDERRRLDPPEAGDGERADALANVAVLRRPAELPHDEWLRRWLVDHTPIAIRTQATFGYVQNIVREALTPDAPRVDALVEELFPSAGMTDMHAFYGSGGDGAELDRRLGALMASVGRIGADRDLDLVPTSRYTYRLAAASSASA from the coding sequence GTGACCACCAAGCTGATGTACGCCGTGTGGGGCGACGCCGCGTCCGCCCTCCGCGACCCGGCCCTGCACGCGGGCCTGACCGACGCCGGCGCGCGCCGCCTCCAGCTCAACCTCGACGACGAGGACGTGGCGCCGGCGATGCGGATCCCCACCGGGGAGCCGATCCGGGCCGTGGTGAGCGTCTGGACCGACGGCGACGCCGGCGCGGTGAGCGAGGCGCTGCGCGACGTCGGCGAGCGCCGCGCGGGGTGGCGCGTCGACGAGCGCCGTCGCCTCGACCCGCCGGAGGCGGGGGACGGCGAGCGCGCGGACGCGCTCGCCAATGTCGCGGTGCTGCGCCGTCCCGCCGAGCTCCCCCACGACGAGTGGCTGCGGCGCTGGCTGGTCGACCACACCCCGATCGCGATCCGCACCCAGGCGACGTTCGGTTACGTCCAGAACATCGTGCGCGAGGCGCTCACCCCCGACGCGCCGCGGGTCGACGCGCTCGTCGAGGAGCTGTTCCCCAGCGCGGGGATGACCGACATGCACGCCTTCTACGGCAGCGGCGGGGACGGCGCCGAGCTGGACCGCCGGCTCGGAGCCCTGATGGCGAGCGTGGGCCGGATCGGCGCCGACCGCGACCTCGACCTGGTGCCGACGAGCCGCTACACCTACCGGCTCGCGGCGGCGTCCAGCGCGTCCGCGTAG
- a CDS encoding DUF4234 domain-containing protein, whose translation MTDLNQPTTPGAPLPPQAYGGRGPGPLGQVRGTGISFLLMVVTFGIYGLVYYYQTHEEMKQHSGQGLGGTVALLLSLFVGPVMVFLHPAEVGALRERAGLEKRVSGVTGLWNLLPFVGTIVWFVKTNGALNDYWTSQGVPA comes from the coding sequence ATGACCGACCTCAACCAGCCCACCACGCCGGGCGCACCGCTCCCGCCCCAGGCGTACGGCGGCCGCGGCCCCGGGCCGCTCGGCCAGGTGCGCGGCACCGGGATCAGCTTCCTGCTGATGGTCGTGACCTTCGGCATCTACGGCTTGGTCTACTACTACCAGACGCACGAGGAGATGAAGCAGCACAGCGGCCAGGGCCTCGGCGGCACCGTCGCCCTGCTGCTGAGCCTCTTCGTCGGCCCCGTCATGGTCTTCCTGCACCCGGCGGAGGTCGGCGCCCTGCGCGAGCGGGCCGGCCTGGAGAAGCGGGTCAGCGGCGTCACCGGCCTGTGGAACCTGCTCCCGTTCGTGGGCACCATCGTGTGGTTCGTGAAGACCAACGGCGCGCTCAACGACTACTGGACCTCGCAGGGCGTCCCCGCCTGA